In Nostoc sp. CENA543, a single genomic region encodes these proteins:
- a CDS encoding STM4012 family radical SAM protein — protein sequence MMIKTQNPQSKIQNLKSKIAQSPYQAYVYSYPHKTAYRPFNPPIYLPELWTQQDRQALFLYIHIPFCEMRCGFCNLFTTVSHNEDFISQYVRTLQRQAQRMKAVLGDASFARFAIGGGTPTQLPIQHLATVLDIAENTMGAKLREIPISVEVSPETATEEKLKVLRSHSVDRVSIGVQSFIESEVLATQRRQSNTQVEAALTRIKEAGFPTLNIDLIYGLPSQTVDTWLQSIQTALRFQPEEIYLYPLYVRPLTGLGRTDKEWDDIRLACYREGRSLLLSQGYTQVSMRMFRQGGQGGQGGQGSNFSTLSPPPPSSPHTPHTFPSPSPVYCCQADGMVGLGCGARSYTNTLHYSNEYAVGAKGIRDILQAYIQTADELFEYTHYGFQLNAEEQRRRYILLSLLSDEGLNFVNYRQRFSSEVDADFPEISELLTLNLAIKDEESLHLTEFGIERSDTIGAWLFSEQVQELMQDYELK from the coding sequence ATGATGATTAAAACCCAAAATCCTCAATCTAAAATCCAAAATCTAAAATCAAAAATTGCCCAGTCTCCCTATCAAGCATACGTTTATTCTTATCCCCACAAAACAGCTTATCGTCCTTTCAACCCACCGATATATCTCCCCGAACTTTGGACGCAGCAAGATAGACAAGCGTTATTTCTTTATATACATATACCGTTTTGTGAAATGCGTTGTGGTTTCTGCAATTTGTTTACCACAGTCAGCCACAATGAAGATTTTATCAGTCAATATGTCCGCACATTACAACGACAGGCGCAACGGATGAAAGCGGTGTTGGGTGATGCGTCATTTGCAAGGTTCGCTATTGGTGGGGGAACTCCGACTCAGTTACCCATTCAGCATCTCGCAACTGTTCTCGATATTGCGGAAAATACAATGGGTGCAAAGTTACGGGAAATTCCCATTTCTGTGGAAGTCTCACCAGAAACCGCAACTGAAGAAAAGTTAAAAGTTTTGCGATCGCACTCCGTTGACCGTGTTAGTATTGGTGTCCAAAGTTTCATCGAGTCGGAAGTCTTAGCAACCCAGCGTCGTCAATCTAATACTCAAGTAGAAGCAGCATTGACAAGGATAAAAGAAGCTGGATTTCCCACTTTGAATATTGATTTGATTTACGGTTTACCCAGTCAAACCGTCGATACTTGGTTGCAATCAATACAAACTGCCTTGCGCTTTCAACCAGAAGAAATTTATCTATATCCCTTATATGTACGGCCGTTAACAGGTTTGGGACGCACAGATAAAGAATGGGACGATATTCGTTTAGCTTGTTACCGCGAAGGGCGATCGCTCCTATTATCTCAAGGTTATACTCAAGTATCGATGCGGATGTTTCGACAAGGTGGACAAGGGGGACAAGGTGGACAAGGTAGCAATTTTTCTACCCTGTCTCCCCCTCCTCCCTCGTCTCCCCACACTCCCCACACTTTCCCCTCCCCCTCCCCCGTCTACTGCTGTCAAGCCGACGGTATGGTTGGTTTAGGTTGCGGCGCACGTTCCTACACCAATACTCTGCACTACTCTAACGAATATGCGGTGGGAGCAAAGGGAATTCGTGATATTTTGCAAGCATATATTCAAACAGCCGATGAGTTATTTGAATACACGCATTACGGCTTTCAACTAAATGCAGAAGAACAACGTAGGCGATATATTTTATTATCTTTACTTTCTGATGAAGGATTAAATTTCGTTAATTATCGCCAGCGATTTAGTAGTGAAGTTGACGCTGATTTTCCAGAAATTTCAGAATTGCTAACTTTAAATTTGGCGATAAAAGATGAAGAAAGTTTACACTTAACTGAATTTGGCATTGAACGTTCTGATACTATTGGCGCGTGGTTATTTTCTGAGCAAGTTCAGGAATTAATGCAGGATTATGAGTTGAAATAG
- a CDS encoding STM4013/SEN3800 family hydrolase — protein MFNMNQIVGNQDILFITLDTLRYDVAKKLLLEKRTPNLAKVLPKTGWEERHSPGNFTYAAHHAFFAGFLPTPITPGIHPRIFALGFEGSTTTTDKTCVLDGSNIVSGLAAKGYHTVCIGGVGFFNKRNPLGNVIPGMFAESYWSPELGVTHPKSTENQVNLAQEILEKTPNYQRLFLFINISALHQPNYFYLPNTKDKTDTIESHAAALEYVDSQLAKLWNIIRQRHSTFCILCSDHGTTYGEDGYTGHRLSHPVIWTVPYTEFIL, from the coding sequence ATGTTCAACATGAATCAAATCGTAGGAAATCAAGATATTTTATTTATTACTCTAGATACACTGCGTTACGATGTAGCTAAAAAATTACTGCTTGAAAAACGGACTCCTAATTTAGCAAAAGTTCTACCCAAAACAGGTTGGGAAGAACGACATTCACCAGGAAATTTCACTTACGCGGCGCATCATGCTTTTTTCGCTGGCTTTTTACCTACTCCAATAACGCCAGGAATTCATCCCCGAATTTTTGCATTAGGATTTGAAGGAAGTACCACCACAACTGATAAAACTTGTGTATTAGATGGCTCAAATATTGTTAGTGGATTAGCTGCTAAGGGATATCATACCGTTTGCATTGGTGGCGTAGGTTTTTTTAACAAACGCAATCCTTTAGGTAATGTCATTCCTGGGATGTTTGCTGAAAGTTACTGGAGTCCAGAGTTAGGTGTTACTCACCCCAAATCTACAGAAAATCAGGTAAATCTGGCGCAAGAGATTTTAGAAAAAACGCCAAATTATCAACGCCTATTTTTATTTATAAATATTTCCGCTTTGCATCAGCCAAATTATTTTTATCTTCCCAATACTAAGGATAAAACCGACACCATTGAATCTCACGCCGCAGCTTTGGAATATGTAGATAGTCAATTAGCTAAACTCTGGAATATTATACGCCAAAGACATTCTACATTTTGCATTCTCTGTTCCGACCACGGGACAACTTATGGTGAAGATGGTTACACTGGACATCGACTCAGCCATCCTGTTATTTGGACTGTTCCATATACAGAGTTTATTTTATAA
- a CDS encoding STM4014 family protein: MLKFILIANPENRRVGFLQQALTHFNLPPATVIDYADLISGKQSLAQFNAPNTIIRFDSPEKNFDIDKAIIAAGFNVSDNGQHQRISPGEAMELEFDKGRILYPRQWYLGWRYLLQKWESQLTPLQGEFMNHPQDIAVMFDKPACHERFSRNNIPVPRSLGKIHNYEYLREQMQTQGIERVFVKLSHGSAASGVVAYRVNSRFESAITTVERVRENGETLLYNSRKISHYTRREEIADIINILTAEGVQVEEWLPKAHLKGCGFDVRVVVINGEAQHIVVRLGKSPMTNLHLGNERGDTEEFLAKVGVENWEMMKRTCEQAAALFPDSLYCGVDLLILPDWKTHAILEINAFGDLLPGILWNEMDTYTSEVKAVLGRDEGDKGDKGDKGDKVEKGRGIICR; this comes from the coding sequence ATGCTCAAATTTATCCTCATCGCCAACCCTGAAAATCGCCGTGTCGGTTTCCTCCAACAAGCACTAACTCATTTCAACTTACCACCAGCCACCGTAATAGATTACGCAGATTTAATCTCAGGTAAACAAAGCCTGGCACAATTCAACGCACCCAATACCATTATCCGCTTCGATTCTCCTGAGAAAAACTTTGATATCGATAAAGCCATCATCGCTGCAGGTTTCAATGTATCAGATAACGGACAACATCAACGCATCAGTCCTGGCGAAGCTATGGAATTAGAATTCGACAAAGGACGCATCCTCTACCCGCGACAGTGGTATTTAGGCTGGCGATATCTCCTGCAAAAATGGGAATCTCAACTTACTCCCCTCCAGGGTGAGTTTATGAACCATCCCCAAGACATCGCAGTGATGTTTGACAAACCAGCTTGTCACGAAAGATTCAGCCGTAACAATATACCCGTTCCTCGTTCTCTAGGAAAAATTCACAATTATGAATATTTGCGCGAACAAATGCAAACCCAGGGAATAGAACGAGTATTTGTCAAACTTTCCCACGGTTCCGCCGCTTCTGGAGTCGTTGCTTATCGTGTAAATTCCCGTTTTGAATCAGCAATTACCACTGTGGAAAGAGTGCGAGAAAATGGCGAAACTCTACTTTACAACTCCCGGAAAATTAGTCACTATACTCGCCGTGAAGAAATCGCCGATATCATCAACATCTTGACAGCAGAAGGCGTACAAGTTGAAGAATGGCTACCCAAAGCACATTTAAAAGGATGTGGTTTTGATGTGCGTGTGGTAGTGATTAATGGCGAAGCACAACATATAGTTGTTCGCCTGGGTAAAAGTCCGATGACAAATTTACATTTAGGAAATGAACGGGGAGATACAGAGGAATTTTTAGCAAAAGTTGGTGTTGAAAATTGGGAGATGATGAAGCGAACCTGTGAACAAGCAGCAGCGTTATTTCCTGATAGTTTATATTGCGGAGTTGATTTACTAATTTTACCAGATTGGAAAACTCATGCGATTTTAGAGATTAATGCTTTTGGCGATTTATTACCTGGCATTTTGTGGAATGAAATGGATACTTACACGAGTGAAGTTAAGGCTGTTTTGGGAAGGGACGAGGGAGACAAGGGAGACAAGGGAGACAAGGGGGACAAGGTAGAGAAAGGAAGGGGGATTATTTGCCGATAA
- a CDS encoding STM4015 family protein codes for MTNNQNQPQDYDAVLGGQSPPPIDGVVLGGIEGIKRCLSNPVVNVRIAALSEALKYGDAGLDVLIQGLQDESRLVERFAYRLLKPRTESQVKQALQIYKPWQLEERLTRYLGCHTAQFANRQVVEFNANRGIVEPVNQAYALRCTYDDYEEDLADKLSKLAQAPNAEKLEALVLGLWTETYENNASLIIQALVNVKQYLPNLKAIFLGDILSEECEISWIQQSDISPILQAYPQLEILQVRGGEGLQFSPPIKHNHLKALIVETGGLSRDTVAQICNLNLPALEHLELWFGCEDYGGTCWVEDIHPIIFADKFPNLTYLGLCNSQFSDEIASVIVTSPILNSISVLDLSLGTLSDVGAEELLNCEAINYLDILNVSENFLSEEMVEKLSGLDVRVIANNQKEEEDDSYIHSRYCSVAE; via the coding sequence ATGACTAACAATCAAAATCAACCCCAGGATTATGATGCTGTATTGGGAGGACAATCACCACCGCCTATAGATGGGGTTGTGCTGGGAGGAATTGAGGGAATTAAGCGTTGTTTATCAAATCCTGTGGTGAATGTGCGAATAGCAGCACTGAGCGAAGCTTTGAAATATGGTGACGCTGGGTTGGATGTTTTAATTCAAGGTTTGCAAGATGAATCAAGATTAGTAGAACGTTTTGCTTATCGACTATTAAAGCCAAGAACAGAATCGCAAGTTAAACAAGCTTTGCAAATATATAAACCTTGGCAATTGGAAGAAAGATTGACTCGGTATTTAGGTTGTCATACCGCTCAATTTGCTAATCGGCAAGTGGTGGAATTTAATGCAAATAGAGGTATTGTTGAACCTGTTAATCAAGCTTATGCCCTACGATGTACTTATGATGACTATGAAGAGGATTTAGCAGATAAACTTAGTAAACTTGCTCAAGCACCCAACGCCGAAAAATTGGAAGCTTTAGTATTAGGTTTATGGACAGAAACTTATGAAAACAATGCAAGTTTAATTATCCAAGCTTTAGTTAATGTCAAGCAATATTTACCTAACCTTAAGGCTATTTTTCTGGGCGATATTCTGAGTGAAGAATGTGAAATTTCCTGGATTCAACAAAGTGATATTAGTCCTATTTTACAAGCATATCCTCAGCTAGAAATTTTACAAGTTCGTGGCGGTGAAGGATTACAATTTAGTCCACCAATAAAACATAATCACCTCAAAGCTTTAATTGTAGAAACTGGGGGATTAAGTCGGGATACCGTCGCACAGATTTGTAATTTAAATCTGCCAGCATTAGAACATTTAGAATTATGGTTTGGCTGTGAAGATTATGGCGGAACCTGTTGGGTTGAAGATATACACCCAATTATTTTTGCAGACAAGTTTCCTAACTTAACTTATTTAGGATTATGTAATAGTCAATTTAGTGATGAAATAGCTAGTGTGATTGTAACTTCCCCAATTCTTAATTCTATCAGCGTTCTTGACCTTTCACTGGGAACTTTAAGTGATGTAGGTGCGGAAGAATTACTTAATTGTGAGGCAATTAATTATCTAGATATTCTCAACGTCTCGGAAAACTTTTTATCTGAGGAAATGGTTGAGAAATTATCAGGTTTGGATGTGCGTGTCATAGCAAATAACCAGAAAGAAGAAGAGGATGATAGCTATATTCACAGCCGCTATTGTTCTGTAGCTGAGTAA
- a CDS encoding DUF2997 domain-containing protein, whose translation MAEYQKIEYRIDKDGKITETVIGATGASCTSTTSGIEDALGEVETQELLPDYYEGEENVTGTEQQSLKQK comes from the coding sequence ATGGCTGAGTATCAAAAAATTGAGTATCGCATTGATAAAGATGGCAAAATTACGGAAACAGTAATTGGTGCTACTGGTGCAAGTTGTACGAGTACAACATCGGGAATTGAAGATGCTTTAGGAGAGGTAGAAACTCAAGAACTGCTTCCTGACTATTACGAAGGAGAAGAAAACGTCACAGGAACAGAACAACAGTCTCTCAAGCAAAAATAG
- a CDS encoding molecular chaperone GrpE, with amino-acid sequence MFADILSDIQGVGMFSWESFVVIGIGIFVLLLVIPNISNGTGLKFGKRTDKSKQIQLLEDEIQLSHQKHLELEQKIQQLISEKAALHQEGVRLHKELQQQRLQLTEEFRTATFEQLQTLLTNYPSIHQMVTIKPDLPMKNLLSMFTPLDNLLGKWGYELIGKPWEQVPYNSQLHQPDNADMTEGELVYIRFVGYQHQGRILCPAKVSRTLPGGK; translated from the coding sequence ATGTTTGCAGACATCCTATCAGATATTCAGGGTGTAGGAATGTTTTCTTGGGAAAGCTTTGTAGTGATAGGGATTGGTATTTTCGTACTGTTATTGGTGATTCCGAACATTAGCAACGGGACAGGTTTAAAATTCGGTAAGCGTACCGATAAATCAAAGCAAATTCAATTACTAGAAGACGAGATCCAATTATCTCATCAAAAACACTTAGAATTAGAGCAAAAAATACAGCAACTTATCTCAGAAAAAGCTGCACTGCATCAAGAAGGTGTGCGACTCCATAAAGAGTTACAACAGCAACGTCTACAACTAACAGAAGAATTTCGGACTGCCACATTTGAGCAATTGCAGACATTGCTGACAAACTATCCCAGCATTCACCAGATGGTAACTATCAAGCCAGATTTGCCCATGAAAAATCTGCTTTCCATGTTTACCCCTCTAGATAACCTCCTTGGTAAATGGGGTTACGAACTCATCGGTAAACCTTGGGAACAAGTACCTTATAACTCCCAACTTCATCAACCAGACAATGCTGATATGACGGAAGGTGAATTGGTTTACATCCGATTTGTCGGTTATCAGCATCAAGGGAGAATTCTTTGCCCTGCTAAGGTGAGTCGGACTTTGCCGGGGGGGAAGTGA
- a CDS encoding Hsp70 family protein, with protein sequence MTTVIIDFGTSNTVVCTTDLITQKPRTLRFEGMSRRFEVGTEQVSVVPSLVFVEGQNNILFGEAVRAKRLGFAQPERCFRAFKRDLAADFVPPPRLLDGNSYSAEIISELFLREIWQQVEQQLQPSHVIFTVPVGAFERYLDWFRDLGDKLNMPTVQIVDESTAAALGYAVKRPASVVLVVDFGGGTLDLSLVRTVSVAAEQQAIRAEVLAKSDAFIGGVDIDTWIVEHYLHKIGSSREEVGEIGFMNLLEVAERVKIQLSTTDLAKEAWFDDENFMSHELQLHRDELGEILENQQLLEQLRQAIDEVLAIALTKGISKSSIEQVLLVGGTCQIPAIQQLVISYFGRQKVKLDKPFEAVAHGALALSEMTAIDDYLRHSYAIRLWEPHSKTYSYFTLIEKGAKYPGARSEALTLQVATEGQREIRLDIGEVAEVSQAEVAYDEQGRMTSSHLIKQDSYRSLETHHQQVCVAYLEPPGQTGIDRILAQFEVNEQRVLVVTVKDLLTGKMLVNRGAIAKLK encoded by the coding sequence ATGACTACAGTAATAATTGATTTTGGTACGAGTAATACTGTTGTTTGTACCACAGACTTGATTACGCAAAAGCCTCGGACTTTGCGATTTGAGGGGATGTCGCGGCGGTTTGAGGTGGGAACGGAACAGGTAAGTGTTGTACCAAGTTTGGTGTTTGTTGAAGGACAAAATAATATTTTGTTTGGTGAAGCTGTACGCGCTAAACGCTTGGGGTTTGCCCAGCCGGAACGCTGTTTTCGGGCTTTTAAACGGGATTTAGCGGCGGATTTTGTACCGCCTCCGCGACTGTTGGATGGGAATAGTTATAGTGCAGAGATTATTTCAGAACTGTTTTTGAGGGAAATTTGGCAGCAAGTTGAACAGCAATTGCAACCAAGTCACGTTATCTTTACCGTTCCTGTAGGTGCGTTTGAAAGGTATCTTGACTGGTTTCGGGATTTGGGCGATAAACTCAATATGCCCACAGTGCAAATTGTGGATGAATCAACAGCCGCCGCCCTTGGTTATGCCGTCAAGCGTCCTGCTAGTGTGGTTTTGGTGGTGGATTTTGGTGGCGGAACTCTGGATTTAAGTTTAGTGCGGACTGTGAGTGTAGCAGCCGAACAGCAAGCTATACGCGCGGAAGTTCTCGCCAAGTCCGATGCTTTTATTGGCGGTGTCGATATTGATACTTGGATTGTAGAACATTATTTACACAAAATCGGTTCTTCCCGTGAGGAAGTCGGAGAAATCGGTTTTATGAATTTATTGGAAGTAGCAGAAAGGGTGAAAATTCAACTTTCGACAACAGATTTAGCCAAGGAAGCTTGGTTTGATGATGAAAATTTCATGTCTCATGAATTGCAGTTACATCGAGACGAGTTAGGGGAAATTTTAGAAAATCAACAATTATTAGAACAGTTAAGACAAGCCATTGATGAAGTATTAGCGATCGCACTTACTAAAGGTATCAGTAAATCATCCATAGAACAAGTGTTACTCGTCGGCGGTACTTGTCAAATCCCTGCGATTCAACAATTAGTAATTTCTTATTTTGGTAGACAAAAAGTCAAGTTAGATAAACCCTTTGAAGCTGTCGCACATGGCGCATTAGCATTAAGCGAAATGACAGCCATTGATGATTATCTCCGCCACAGTTACGCGATTCGCCTTTGGGAACCCCACAGCAAAACTTATTCTTATTTCACCTTAATTGAAAAAGGAGCAAAATATCCAGGGGCGCGTTCGGAAGCTTTAACTTTGCAAGTAGCTACTGAAGGACAGCGAGAAATTCGCCTTGACATCGGTGAAGTAGCCGAAGTTTCCCAAGCGGAAGTTGCTTATGATGAACAAGGCAGAATGACGAGTAGTCACTTAATAAAACAAGATAGCTATCGTTCTTTAGAAACCCATCATCAACAAGTATGTGTCGCTTATCTTGAACCACCAGGACAAACCGGAATCGACAGAATTCTAGCACAATTTGAAGTTAACGAACAACGGGTATTAGTAGTAACAGTCAAAGATTTATTGACAGGAAAAATGTTAGTAAATAGAGGTGCGATCGCTAAACTCAAATAA
- a CDS encoding DUF1257 domain-containing protein has translation MSHFTTIKVQIKRGEILHEVLQELGYQVECNTNVRGYQGNTTQAEYVIRQQNGYDLGFRRSGENYEIVADFWGAKINQQQFVNSISHKYAYKTLMATVQEQGFNVEDEEVLADGTVRVVVGRWV, from the coding sequence ATGTCTCATTTCACAACCATCAAAGTACAAATCAAACGCGGTGAAATTCTCCATGAAGTTTTGCAAGAATTAGGCTATCAAGTTGAGTGCAATACGAATGTCCGGGGATATCAAGGAAATACCACTCAAGCCGAGTATGTAATTCGCCAACAAAACGGTTATGATTTGGGCTTTCGCCGCAGTGGGGAAAATTACGAGATAGTAGCCGACTTTTGGGGTGCAAAAATTAATCAACAACAATTTGTTAACTCAATTAGCCACAAATATGCTTATAAAACCTTGATGGCAACAGTGCAAGAACAAGGTTTTAATGTTGAAGATGAAGAAGTATTAGCAGATGGAACTGTGCGGGTAGTTGTCGGGCGTTGGGTGTAA
- a CDS encoding AAA family ATPase produces MIRARYPLLYVISVEEEPVEEVLLQVAARSAPQRQVLFWDIVRGWSDNGADKGSVMAALLRIAKADSQTAAMFVLRDLHPFVKNPTTEKNAPIVRELRNLARELKRSRKTIITTSHTLELPDELLQEVTVVDFPLPSVSEIDYLITQLVVPDKLNIAGLAREQLIKACQGLSRTRISRVLAKALAAKQQVNESDIDGVLEEKKQAIRQTGILEFFTPQESLKRVGGLDQLKQWVLMRQDAFTEEARRYGIPNPKGMLLVGIQGTGKSLSAKTIAHEWRLPLLRLDSGRLFGGIVGESESRVRQMIQITEAMAPCVLWIDEIDKAFGNITSGVDGDSGTSRRVFGSLITWMQEKTSPVFIVATANNVQILPAELLRKGRFDEIFFLNLPTETERQEIFKVHLQRLRPNRLREFNLASLAKQTQNFSGAEIEQVIIDAMHQAFSTRIEGQRRDFNTEDILQAIVQTVPLAAIARNQIEALKQWAAEAGARAASNDIQLVEELKQYSNQKGIGPLEVD; encoded by the coding sequence ATGATTCGGGCGCGGTATCCCTTACTGTATGTGATTTCTGTGGAAGAAGAACCTGTAGAGGAAGTGCTGTTGCAAGTTGCAGCGCGTTCTGCGCCCCAACGACAGGTGTTATTTTGGGATATTGTGCGGGGTTGGAGTGATAATGGTGCAGATAAAGGTTCTGTGATGGCGGCTTTATTACGCATTGCCAAAGCTGACTCGCAAACAGCTGCGATGTTTGTGCTGCGGGATTTGCATCCGTTTGTGAAAAATCCTACCACCGAGAAGAATGCACCGATTGTCAGGGAATTACGCAACTTAGCACGAGAGTTAAAGCGATCGCGTAAAACTATCATCACTACCAGTCATACTTTAGAACTGCCCGATGAACTATTGCAAGAAGTGACAGTGGTTGATTTTCCTCTACCCAGCGTCAGCGAAATTGATTATTTAATTACCCAGTTAGTCGTCCCAGATAAATTAAATATTGCTGGCTTGGCGCGAGAACAATTAATTAAAGCTTGTCAAGGTTTAAGCCGCACTCGCATTTCTAGAGTTTTGGCAAAAGCGTTAGCCGCCAAACAGCAGGTAAATGAGTCTGATATTGATGGTGTATTAGAAGAGAAAAAACAAGCAATTCGTCAAACTGGGATTTTAGAGTTTTTCACACCCCAAGAATCACTCAAGCGCGTTGGGGGATTAGATCAACTCAAACAATGGGTATTGATGCGCCAAGATGCTTTTACAGAAGAAGCTAGACGCTACGGTATTCCTAATCCTAAAGGGATGTTATTGGTGGGGATACAGGGAACGGGTAAATCTCTTTCCGCGAAAACTATTGCCCATGAATGGCGTTTACCGCTACTAAGGTTAGATTCTGGGCGGTTATTTGGTGGAATTGTCGGTGAAAGTGAAAGCCGTGTCCGCCAAATGATTCAGATCACCGAAGCAATGGCACCTTGTGTGTTGTGGATTGATGAAATTGACAAAGCCTTTGGCAATATTACCAGTGGTGTTGATGGGGATTCCGGGACATCGCGGCGGGTATTTGGCAGTTTAATTACCTGGATGCAGGAGAAAACCAGCCCAGTTTTTATTGTTGCTACTGCCAATAATGTGCAGATATTACCAGCCGAGTTGTTACGTAAAGGCAGATTTGATGAGATTTTCTTTTTAAATTTACCGACAGAAACAGAACGCCAAGAGATTTTTAAAGTGCATTTGCAGAGGTTACGTCCCAACCGCCTGCGGGAATTTAATTTAGCATCCTTGGCGAAGCAAACACAAAACTTCAGTGGGGCAGAAATTGAGCAAGTAATTATTGATGCTATGCACCAAGCATTTTCCACAAGAATAGAAGGACAACGGCGAGACTTCAATACAGAAGATATTTTACAGGCAATAGTGCAGACTGTACCCTTAGCTGCGATCGCCCGTAACCAAATCGAAGCCTTAAAACAATGGGCAGCAGAAGCCGGTGCCAGGGCGGCTTCCAACGATATTCAATTAGTGGAGGAATTAAAACAATACTCAAACCAAAAAGGCATAGGCCCATTAGAGGTTGATTAA
- a CDS encoding PadR family transcriptional regulator: MFRQFHGRFPVPAHAGEGIGHPFFMSGRHGHRRGASDGGWGDEPRNRRGDIKFMLLGLLSERPQHGYELIKELENRHGGFRRLSPGSVYPTLQMLEEGGYLTSEQVEGKRVYTITENGRQLLRDRKQQADFRNPHDRVTEDKPSELIELRRSLTDLNDAVTQIARSGNLEQASRVRDLLVQVKREIYKLLAEQ; this comes from the coding sequence ATGTTTAGACAATTTCATGGACGTTTTCCCGTACCAGCCCATGCTGGAGAAGGAATTGGTCATCCATTCTTTATGAGTGGACGACATGGACACAGAAGAGGTGCGTCTGATGGTGGCTGGGGAGACGAACCCCGCAACCGTCGCGGTGACATCAAATTTATGTTGTTGGGGCTATTATCAGAACGTCCCCAGCATGGTTATGAATTGATTAAAGAACTAGAAAACCGTCATGGGGGCTTTCGTCGTCTTAGCCCAGGTTCCGTCTATCCAACGCTTCAGATGTTGGAAGAAGGCGGTTATTTAACTAGTGAACAAGTCGAAGGTAAGCGTGTCTACACCATTACAGAAAATGGTAGACAATTACTGCGCGATCGCAAACAGCAGGCTGATTTCAGAAACCCTCATGACAGGGTTACAGAGGACAAACCTTCAGAATTGATAGAGTTGCGGCGTAGTTTAACAGATTTAAACGATGCTGTTACACAAATTGCTCGTAGTGGGAATTTAGAACAAGCCTCGCGAGTAAGAGATTTGCTGGTGCAGGTAAAGCGTGAGATTTACAAATTGCTTGCTGAACAGTGA
- a CDS encoding S-methyl-5'-thioadenosine phosphorylase, which translates to MAIAKIGIIGGSGLYQMAALKDVEEMHIDTPFGSPSDALILGNLDGVKVAFLARHGRNHTLLPSELPFRANIYAMKKLGVEYLISASAVGSLQAQAKPLDMVVPDQFIDRTKNRISTFFGEGIVAHIAFGDPICQNLAAVLGEAIASLNLPDVTLHRGGTYVCMEGPAFSTKAESNLYRSWGATIIGMTNLPEAKLAREAEIAYATLALVTDYDCWHPDHDSVTVEMVIGNLQRNAVNAQKVIQETVRRLSENPPHSEAHSALKYAILTNLAKAPAATKEKLALLLQKYL; encoded by the coding sequence ATGGCGATCGCAAAAATTGGGATTATTGGTGGTAGCGGTTTATATCAAATGGCAGCCTTGAAAGATGTGGAGGAAATGCACATTGATACACCTTTTGGTTCGCCTTCTGATGCGTTAATCTTGGGAAATTTAGATGGTGTTAAGGTAGCTTTTTTAGCACGGCACGGACGTAATCATACTTTATTACCTTCCGAGTTACCTTTCCGTGCCAATATCTATGCGATGAAAAAATTAGGTGTGGAGTATCTAATTTCTGCTAGTGCTGTGGGTTCTTTACAAGCACAAGCAAAACCACTAGATATGGTAGTTCCGGATCAGTTTATTGATAGGACTAAAAACCGCATTTCCACGTTTTTTGGTGAGGGAATTGTGGCGCATATAGCTTTCGGTGATCCGATTTGCCAAAATTTAGCGGCAGTGTTAGGAGAAGCGATCGCTTCTTTAAATCTACCAGATGTTACCCTACATCGTGGTGGTACTTATGTTTGTATGGAGGGGCCAGCATTTTCCACTAAGGCGGAATCTAATCTTTATCGCAGTTGGGGTGCAACTATCATTGGTATGACTAATTTACCCGAAGCTAAATTAGCTAGGGAAGCCGAAATCGCCTATGCAACATTAGCACTAGTTACAGATTACGATTGTTGGCATCCCGACCATGATAGCGTCACAGTAGAAATGGTGATTGGTAATTTACAACGCAACGCAGTGAACGCACAAAAAGTGATTCAAGAAACCGTGCGCCGCTTGAGTGAAAACCCACCCCACAGTGAAGCACATTCTGCTTTGAAGTATGCAATTTTGACCAACTTAGCTAAAGCACCTGCGGCTACAAAAGAAAAGTTAGCTTTATTGTTGCAAAAATACTTGTAA